From a single Raphanus sativus cultivar WK10039 chromosome 3, ASM80110v3, whole genome shotgun sequence genomic region:
- the LOC108845397 gene encoding uncharacterized protein LOC108845397, producing the protein MTKVTTATEEMSDLRRLCSIAIRAANSQTTDGADRCFDILCYLKKLSFCAKDLVRVSKEISLLAILKDHRNPKISTEAKALFLSWMRTLYSRDPSTSNNTRLVKKTPAADLVAKVCPDLKKKIVKRSVTARGIAAETKKTTADQRSRVLEVCHKKQYNLNKAGVLAAKKPIQKKKQPAALPENPRSVAHEAVAIKKQESGPAAVKKNSREMLELFEIAEKSADKASAKGILLSTKETSICVDTLSLLKDEFTISSTAPETKRIMKKLSYLTKHKDRKICHSATSLLQHWRQSI; encoded by the coding sequence ATGACGAAGGTTACAACTGCAACGGAGGAGATGTCTGATCTTCGTCGTTTGTGTTCCATAGCAATAAGAGCCGCGAATTCGCAGACCACCGATGGTGCTGATCGGTGTTTTGATATACTTTGTTACTTGAAGAAATTGAGTTTCTGCGCAAAGGATCTTGTCCGCGTGTCTAAAGAGATATCTCTTTTGGCTATTCTCAAAGATCATAGAAACCCTAAAATCAGTACGGAAGCTAAAGCCTTGTTCCTCTCCTGGATGAGAACTCTTTATTCCAGAGACCCTTCTACTTCCAACAACACGAGGCTCGTTAAGAAGACTCCTGCAGCAGATCTTGTTGCGAAAGTGTGTCCagatttgaagaagaagatagttAAAAGATCTGTGACTGCTCGTGGTATTGCAGCAGAGACTAAGAAAACGACGGCAGATCAGAGGTCTAGGGTTCTTGAAGTGTGTCACAAGAAACAATATAATCTGAACAAGGCTGGTGTTTTGGCAGCGAAGAAACCAatacagaagaagaagcaacctgCTGCTCTACCTGAAAACCCTAGATCGGTGGCTCATGAAGCGGTAGCGATTAAGAAGCAAGAGTCTGGTCCAGCGGCCGTGAAGAAGAACTCAAGAGAGATGTTGGAGCTGTTTGAAATAGCTGAGAAATCTGCAGATAAGGCTAGTGCAAAGGGAATTCTCCTGTCTACAAAAGAGACATCGATCTGCGTAGACACACTCTCTTTGCTCAAAGACGAATTCACCATCAGCTCAACGGCTCCGGAAACGAAGAGGATCATGAAGAAGCTTTCCTATCTTACAAAGCACAAGGACCGCAAAATCTGCCATTCCGCAACATCACTTCTTCAACATTGGAGGCAGAGTATATAA
- the LOC108847868 gene encoding receptor like protein kinase S.2: MAPMSVDRLCFVLPAESGELKPSIKTPAMVEETKEEEKKTRDCGRQVVSLVGDLFRRLHSSKLVKSLNLCISERHKDSNFPEINDKPFTDMEGVQLSDKIGAENPRIFGYSELYIGSNGFSDELILGSGGFGRVYKAVLPSDGTTVAVKCLAEKKGEQFEKTFAAELVAVAQLRHRNLVKLRGWCLNDDELLLVYDYMPNRSLDRVLFRRPEMNSKFKPLDWDRRGKIVKGLAAALFYLHEQLETQIIHRDVKTSNVMLDSEFNARLGDFGLARWLEHEVEEPDLDPSYDSVSSFRNHQFRVADSTRIGGTIGYLPPESFRRKKTVATAKTDVFSFGVVLLEVVSGRRAVDLSFPEDRIVLLDWVRRLSDDRKILAAGDSRLPRGSYAVSDMKRMIHLALLCSLNSPHLRPNMKWVIGALSGEFSGDLPALPSFKSHPLYIPLSSLKSTSTSATTTTTTATTTNPTTSTTSLNASSESTPSSDYVTALEDSIYQTAETGENRYFTNNSRRMMSSKSFVLDTPREISYNDIVLATDNFSDARRVAEVDFGTAYYGLLNRDQKIVVKRLGMTKCPALVTRFSTELLNLGRLRHRNLVMLRGWCTEHGEMLVVYDYSANRKLSHLLFHSEMPGNMVLRWKTRYNVIKSLACAIRYLHEEWDEQVVHRNITSSTIFLDRDMNPRLCGFALAEFLSRNDQAHQAAKKKGSAQGIFGYMAPEYMESGEATTAADVYSFGMVILEMVTGQPAVDYTRKKEDALLVLRIRDLVGNKKKPLEEIADVHLDDEYERREMARVLRLGLVCTRTDPKLRPSISQVVCTLDGSERFFKEEGGKEGDVSRKEMYDSSMLMVRQMQALGIH; the protein is encoded by the coding sequence ATGGCGCCAATGTCAGTGGACCGTCTCTGTTTCGTATTACCCGCGGAATCCGGCGAGTTAAAGCCCTCCATAAAGACGCCGGCGATGGTTGAGGAGACaaaggaagaggagaagaagactcGTGACTGTGGACGTCAAGTCGTAAGTCTGGTCGGAGATCTATTCCGGCGATTACACAGCTCCAAGTTGGTGAAAAGCTTGAATCTTTGTATCAGCGAGAGACATAAAGACTCCAACTTTCCAGAGATTAACGATAAACCCTTCACTGACATGGAAGGTGTTCAGCTCTCCGACAAGATCGGTGCCGAGAACCCGAGAATCTTCGGATACTCCGAGCTCTACATCGGCTCTAACGGTTTCAGCGACGAGCTGATCCTCGGAAGCGGCGGATTCGGCCGGGTCTACAAGGCGGTGCTGCCTAGCGACGGAACCACCGTGGCTGTGAAATGCTTGGCGGAGAAAAAAGGAGAGCAGTTCGAGAAAACGTTCGCGGCGGAGCTCGTCGCCGTAGCTCAGCTCCGGCACCGGAATCTAGTGAAACTGAGAGGGTGGTGTCTAAACGACGACGAATTGCTTCTGGTTTACGACTACATGCCTAACCGGAGCTTAGACCGGGTGCTTTTCCGTAGACCGGAGATGAACTCTAAATTCAAACCGCTGGATTGGGACCGGAGGGGTAAAATCGTAAAAGGACTCGCCGCGGCTTTGTTCTACCTCCACGAGCAGTTAGAGACGCAGATCATTCACCGAGACGTCAAAACGAGCAACGTGATGCTTGACTCCGAGTTCAACGCTCGGCTCGGAGACTTCGGCTTGGCTCGGTGGCTAGAGCACGAGGTGGAAGAGCCTGACCTCGATCCGAGTTACGACTCGGTCTCCTCCTTCAGAAACCACCAGTTCCGAGTCGCCGACTCGACTCGGATCGGCGGGACCATCGGGTACCTACCTCCGGAGAGTTTCCGCCGGAAGAAAACCGTCGCCACCGCTAAAACCGACGTGTTCAGCTTCGGCGTCGTGCTGCTGGAGGTCGTCTCCGGGAGACGCGCCGTGGACCTCTCGTTCCCGGAGGACAGGATCGTCTTGCTCGACTGGGTTCGGAGGTTATCCGATGACCGGAAAATACTCGCCGCCGGCGACTCTCGGCTGCCGAGAGGCTCTTACGCCGTCTCCGACATGAAGAGGATGATTCATCTCGCTCTCCTCTGCTCCTTGAACAGCCCGCATCTTCGTCCCAACATGAAATGGGTGATCGGAGCACTTTCCGGCGAATTCTCCGGTGACTTGCCGGCGTTACCTTCATTCAAAAGCCATCCTCTTTACATTCCTTTATCCTCTCTAAAATCAACCTCAACGTCGGCGACTACAACGACGACCACCGCGACGACGACGAACCCTACCACCTCCACGACGAGTTTAAACGCGTCTTCCGAGTCAACACCGTCGTCAGATTACGTCACTGCCCTCGAGGACTCTATTTACCAGACGGCGGAGACGGGAGAGAATCGTTATTTTACTAACAACAGCCGTCGGATGATGTCATCCAAGTCTTTCGTGTTGGACACGCCAAGGGAGATCTCGTACAACGACATCGTCTTAGCCACTGATAACTTCTCTGACGCGCGTCGTGTGGCTGAGGTTGATTTCGGTACGGCTTATTACGGTTTGCTAAACCGGGATCAGAAAATTGTGGTGAAACGTCTCGGTATGACGAAATGTCCCGCGCTAGTGACACGGTTCTCCACCGAGCTGCTCAACCTAGGCCGGCTTCGACACCGTAACCTTGTCATGCTCCGAGGCTGGTGCACGGAGCACGGCGAAATGCTTGTTGTGTATGATTACTCGGCGAACCGGAAGCTGAGCCATCTTCTCTTCCACAGCGAGATGCCTGGGAACATGGTTTTGCGATGGAAAACCCGGTACAACGTGATTAAATCGCTTGCTTGCGCGATACGTTACCTCCACGAGGAATGGGACGAGCAGGTTGTTCACCGGAACATAACTTCTTCAACAATCTTTCTCGACAGAGACATGAATCCGCGGCTATGTGGATTCGCATTGGCCGAGTTCTTATCTAGGAACGATCAGGCACATCAAGCTGCCAAGAAGAAGGGCTCAGCGCAAGGGATTTTTGGTTATATGGCACCTGAATACATGGAGTCCGGCGAGGCAACGACCGCAGCTGATGTCTACAGCTTTGGCATGGTGATACTTGAGATGGTTACGGGCCAGCCCGCGGTGGACTATACGAGGAAAAAGGAAGACGCTCTTTTGGTGTTGAGAATCCGTGACTTGGTTGGTAACAAGAAAAAACCATTGGAGGAGATTGCGGATGTACATCTAGATGATGAGTACGAGAGGCGAGAGATGGCCAGGGTATTGAGGTTGGGGTTGGTTTGCACGAGGACCGATCCAAAGCTAAGACCTAGCATTAGCCAAGTGGTGTGTACATTGGATGGAAGTGAGAGGTTTTTCAAAGAGGAAGGGGGAAAGGAAGGTGACGTGAGCCGCAAGGAGATGTATGATTCGTCTATGTTGATGGTTAGACAAATGCAGGCGCTAGGGATTCATTGA
- the LOC108844550 gene encoding receptor like protein 26-like, with protein MPPSCLRLHFLSLLLFTSSFLMINALTCRPDQIQALMKFKNEFESAGCNRSDYLNGVQCDDATGAVTKLQLPTGCFTGILKPNSSLFELHHLRYLNLSHNNFASSSLPSEFSNLNRLEVLSLASSSFTGQIPSSFSKLISLTHLNLSHNELTGSFPFLRTLTNLSVLDLSDNQFLGAIPFDLLLTMPFLSHLNLRKNHLNGHIEVPNSSSRLVYLSLGENQFEGHILKPISNLINLEYLELSSLNISYPVDLRIFSSLKALLILDISKNRLLPAGLSSGSDIPPSLESLVLSGCDILEFPNMLKTLQNLHHLDISNNRIKGKVPEWLWKFPRLSIVSLVNNSFTGLEGSSEVLLNSSVQLVDIAYNSMTGEFPVPPTNIIYLSAWNNSFTGNIPLQVCNRSSLRVLDLSYNNFTGPIPQCLSNLKIVNLRKNSLDGSIPDEFHSGALTQTLDVGFNRLTGKLPRSLLNCSFLRFLSVDNNIIEDTFPFWLKALPNLKVFTLRSNRFFGQLSPPDQGPLAFPELHILELSDNRFTGSLPTNYFVNWKASSVKINEDGSIYMGDYKNAYYSYVDTLDLQYKGLFMEQGNVLTSYSTIDFSGNKLEGHIPESIGLLKALIALNLSNNAFIGHIPLSLASVSELESLDLSRNQLSGSIPRELGSLSFLAYVSVAHNQLTGEIPQGPQFSGQAETSFEGNEGLCGLPLQGNCLSPPTQQPMEEDKEEEEGVLNWKAVVIGYGPGFLFGLLIAHVIASYKTKWFVKIVGPDNHKEVDPVSLFMSLDSRCDSFNNKRVM; from the coding sequence ATGCCACCATCGTGTTTGCGTTTACAttttctctctttactcttgttTACTTCAAGCTTCTTGATGATCAATGCTCTTACTTGTCGTCCCGACCAGATCCAAGCTCTAATGAAATTCAAGAACGAGTTTGAATCCGCCGGTTGCAACCGCAGTGACTATCTAAACGGAGTCCAGTGCGATGACGCCACTGGTGCGGTCACGAAGCTACAGCTCCCAACTGGTTGCTTCACCGGGATTCTAAAACCCAACAGTAGCCTCTTTGAGTTGCATCATCTTCGTTACCTTAACCTCTCTCACAACAACTTCGCTTCCTCTTCACTGCCATCTGAGTTCAGCAATCTCAACCGGTTAGAGGTCTTGTCTCTTGCCTCTAGTAGCTTCACTGGTCAAATCCCTTCCTCATTTAGTAAGTTAATATCTCTTACCCATTTAAACCTTTCACACAACGAGCTCACTGGTAGTTTCCCATTTCTGAGAACTCTCACCAACCTCTCGGTTCTAGACCTTTCTGATAATCAATTCTTAGGAGCCATACCTTTTGATTTACTTCTCACTATGCCCTTCTTGTCTCATCTTAATTTGAGAAAGAATCATCTCAATGGTCATATTGAAGTTCCCAACTCTTCATCTAGACTAGTGTATTTGTCCCTTGGGGAAAACCAATTTGAGGGACATATCCTAAAGCCCATCTCAAACCTCATCAACCTAGAGTACCTCGAGCTTTCCTCCCTAAACATCAGTTATCCAGTGGACTTGCGCATCTTCTCCTCTCTCAAAGCTTTGTTGATCCTTGATATTTCTAAAAACAGGTTGTTACCAGCCGGTTTAAGTTCAGGTTCAGACATCCCACCGAGTTTAGAGAGTCTTGTTTTGTCAGGATGTGACATTCTCGAGTTCCCAAACATGCTAAAGACCCTTCAAAACTTGCATCATCTAGACATTTCCAACAACAGAATCAAAGGGAAAGTGCCTGAGTGGCTCTGGAAGTTTCCTCGTCTCAGCATAGTGAGTCTTGTTAACAACTCTTTCACCGGACTTGAAGGTTCTTCAGAAGTTTTACTTAACTCATCAGTGCAGTTAGTAGATATTGCGTATAACTCCATGACAGGAGAGTTTCCTGTTCCACCAACTAATATCATCTACTTGTCAGCGTGGAACAATAGTTTCACAGGGAACATACCTCTCCAAGTTTGCAACCGAAGCTCTCTCAGAGTTCTTGATCTATCCTACAACAACTTCACCGGTCCGATACCTCAATGTTTGAGTAACTTAAAGATAGTGAATCTCAGGAAGAACAGCTTAGATGGAAGCATACCTGACGAGTTCCACAGTGGTGCTTTGACGCAGACGCTTGACGTTGGCTTCAATAGACTAACGGGGAAGCTCCCAAGATCGCTTTTGAACTGCTCCTTTCTGAGGTTTCTAAGTGTTGACAACAACATAATTGAAGACACGTTTCCTTTCTGGCTTAAAGCTCTACCAAATCTGAAAGTCTTCACTCTCCGCTCAAACAGATTCTTTGGCCAGCTCTCTCCTCCTGATCAAGGTCCCCTCGCGTTTCCCGAGCTACATATACTTGAACTATCGGATAACAGATTCACAGGGAGCCTGCCAACAAACTACTTTGTTAACTGGAAAGCATCATCAGTAAAGATAAATGAAGATGGGAGTATATATATGGGAGACTACAAGAATGCTTATTATAGCTATGTAGATACTTTGGATTTGCAGTACAAAGGTCTGTTCATGGAGCAGGGGAATGTCCTTACTTCCTACAGCACCATTGATTTCTCCGGAAACAAACTCGAAGGACATATTCCTGAATCCATTGGTCTTTTGAAAGCATTGATTGCGCTTAACCTATCAAACAACGCCTTCATAGGCCATATTCCTCTGTCTTTGGCAAGTGTTTCGGAGCTCGAGTCACTAGACCTGTCAAGAAATCAGTTATCAGGGAGTATTCCTAGAGAACTCGGGAGCCTCTCGTTCTTGGCGTATGTAAGTGTGGCTCATAACCAGCTCACAGGTGAAATACCACAAGGACCACAGTTTAGTGGGCAAGCTGAGACATCATTTGAAGGCAATGAAGGTCTGTGTGGTCTTCCTCTCCAAGGAAATTGCCTTTCGCCACCAACACAACAGCCTAtggaagaagacaaagaagaagaggaaggagtCTTAAACTGGAAAGCAGTGGTTATAGGGTATGGTCCTGGATTCTTGTTTGGATTATTAATAGCTCACGTTATTGCTTCATACAAGACAAAGTGGTTTGTTAAGATAGTTGGTCCGGATAATCACAAGGAAGTGGATCCAGTAAGCTTGTTTATGTCTCTCGATTCAAGATGTGACAGTTTCAATAATAAGAGAGTGATGTAG
- the LOC130509155 gene encoding receptor like protein kinase S.2: MAPMSVDRLCFVLPAESGELKPSIETPAMVEETKEDEKKTRDCGRQVVSLVGDLFRRLHSSKLVKSLNLCISERHKDSNFPEINDKPFTDMEGVQLSDKIGAENPRIFGYSELYIGSNGFSDELILGSGGFGRVYKAVLPSDGTTVAVKCLAEKKGEQFEKTFAAELVAVAQLRHRNLVKLRGWCLNDDELLLVYDYMPNRSLDRVLFRRPEMSSKFKPLDWDRRGKIVKGLAAALFYLHEQLETQIIHRDVKTSNVMLDSEFNARLGDFGLARWLEHEVEEPDLDPSYDSVSSFRNHQFRVADSTRIGGTIGYLPPESFRRKKTVATAKTDVFSFGVVLLEVVSGRRAVDLSFPEDRIVLLDWVRRLSDDRKILAAGDSRLPRGSYAVSDMKRMIHLALLCSLNSPHLRPNMKWVIGALSGEFSGDLPALPSFKSHPLYIPLSSLKSTSTSATTTTTATTTNPTTSTTSLNASSESTPSSDYVTALEDSIYQTAETGENRYFTNNSRRMMSSKSFVLDTPREISYNDIVLATDNFSDARRVAEVDFGTAYYGLLNRDQKIVVKRLGMTKCPALVTRFSTELLNLGRLRHRNLVMLRGWCTEHGEMLVVYDYSANRKLSHLLFHSEIPGNMVLRWKTRYNVIKSLACAIRYLHEEWDEQVVHRNITSSTIFLDRDMNPRLCGFALAEFLSRNDQAHQAAKKKGSAQGIFGYMAPEYMESGEATTAADVYSFGMVILEMVTGQPAVDYTRKKEDALLVLRIRDLVGNKKKPLEEIADVHLDDEYERREMARVLRLGLVCTRTDPKLRPSISQVVCTLDGSERFFKEEGGKEGDVSRKEMYDSSMLMVRQMQALGIH; the protein is encoded by the coding sequence ATGGCGCCAATGTCAGTGGACCGTCTCTGTTTCGTATTACCCGCGGAATCCGGCGAGTTAAAGCCCTCCATAGAGACGCCGGCGATGGTTGAGGAGACAAAGGAAGATGAGAAGAAGACTCGTGACTGTGGACGTCAAGTCGTGAGTTTGGTCGGAGATCTATTCCGGCGATTGCACAGCTCCAAGTTGGTGAAAAGCTTGAATCTTTGTATCAGCGAGAGACATAAAGACTCCAACTTTCCAGAGATTAACGATAAACCCTTCACTGACATGGAAGGTGTTCAGCTCTCCGACAAGATCGGCGCCGAGAACCCGAGAATCTTCGGATACTCCGAGCTCTACATCGGCTCCAACGGTTTCAGCGACGAGCTGATCCTCGGAAGCGGCGGATTCGGCCGCGTTTACAAGGCGGTGTTGCCTAGCGACGGAACCACCGTGGCTGTCAAATGCTTGGCGGAGAAAAAAGGAGAGCAGTTCGAGAAAACGTTCGCGGCGGAGCTCGTCGCCGTAGCTCAGCTCCGGCACCGGAACCTAGTGAAACTGAGAGGGTGGTGTCTAAACGACGACGAATTGCTTCTGGTTTACGACTACATGCCTAACCGGAGCTTAGACCGGGTTCTTTTCCGTAGACCGGAGATGAGCTCTAAATTCAAACCGCTGGATTGGGACCGGAGGGGTAAAATCGTAAAAGGACTCGCCGCGGCTTTGTTCTACCTCCACGAGCAGTTAGAGACGCAGATCATTCACCGAGACGTCAAAACGAGCAACGTGATGCTTGACTCCGAGTTCAACGCTCGGCTCGGAGACTTCGGCTTGGCTCGGTGGCTAGAGCACGAGGTGGAAGAGCCTGACCTCGATCCGAGTTACGACTCGGTCTCCTCCTTCAGAAACCACCAGTTCCGAGTCGCCGACTCGACTCGGATCGGCGGGACCATCGGGTACCTACCTCCGGAGAGTTTCCGCCGGAAGAAAACCGTCGCCACCGCTAAAACCGACGTGTTCAGCTTCGGCGTCGTGCTGCTGGAGGTCGTCTCCGGGAGACGCGCCGTGGACCTCTCGTTCCCGGAGGACAGGATCGTCTTGCTCGACTGGGTTCGGAGGTTATCCGATGACCGGAAAATACTCGCCGCCGGCGACTCTCGGCTGCCGAGAGGCTCTTACGCCGTCTCCGACATGAAGAGGATGATTCATCTCGCTCTCCTCTGCTCCTTGAACAGCCCGCATCTTCGTCCCAACATGAAATGGGTGATCGGAGCACTTTCCGGCGAATTCTCCGGTGACTTGCCGGCGTTACCTTCCTTCAAAAGCCACCCTCTTTATATTCCGTTATCTTCTCTGAAATCGACGTCAACGTCGGCGACAACGACGACCACCGCGACTACGACGAACCCTACCACCTCCACGACGAGTTTAAACGCGTCTTCCGAGTCAACACCGTCGTCAGATTACGTCACTGCCCTCGAGGACTCTATTTACCAGACGGCGGAGACGGGAGAGAATCGGTATTTTACTAACAACAGCCGTCGGATGATGTCATCCAAGTCTTTCGTGTTGGACACGCCAAGGGAGATCTCGTACAACGACATCGTCTTAGCCACTGATAACTTCTCTGACGCGCGTCGCGTGGCTGAGGTTGATTTCGGTACGGCTTATTACGGTTTGCTAAACCGGGATCAGAAAATTGTGGTGAAACGTCTCGGTATGACGAAATGTCCCGCGCTAGTGACACGGTTCTCCACCGAGCTGCTCAACCTAGGCCGGCTTCGACACCGTAACCTTGTCATGCTCCGAGGGTGGTGCACCGAGCACGGCGAAATGCTTGTTGTGTATGATTACTCGGCGAACCGGAAGCTGAGCCATCTTCTTTTCCATAGCGAGATACCGGGGAACATGGTTTTGCGATGGAAAACCCGGTACAACGTGATTAAATCCCTTGCTTGCGCGATACGGTACCTCCACGAGGAATGGGACGAGCAGGTTGTTCACCGGAACATAACATCTTCTACAATCTTTCTCGACAGAGACATGAATCCGCGGCTATGCGGATTCGCTTTGGCCGAGTTTTTATCTAGGAATGATCAGGCACATCAAGCTGCCAAGAAGAAGGGCTCAGCGCAAGGGATTTTTGGTTATATGGCACCTGAATACATGGAGTCCGGCGAGGCAACGACCGCAGCTGATGTCTACAGCTTTGGCATGGTGATACTTGAGATGGTTACGGGCCAGCCCGCGGTGGACTATACGAGGAAAAAGGAAGACGCTCTTTTGGTGTTGAGAATCCGTGACTTGGTTGGTAACAAGAAAAAACCATTGGAGGAGATTGCGGATGTACATCTAGATGATGAGTACGAGAGGCGAGAGATGGCCAGGGTATTGAGGTTGGGGTTGGTTTGCACGAGGACCGATCCAAAGCTAAGACCTAGCATTAGCCAAGTGGTGTGTACATTGGATGGAAGTGAGAGGTTTTTCAAAGAGGAAGGGGGAAAGGAAGGTGACGTGAGCCGCAAGGAGATGTATGATTCGTCTATGTTGATGGTTAGACAAATGCAGGCGCTAGGGATTCATTGA
- the LOC130510064 gene encoding receptor like protein 26-like, which translates to IPQCLSNLKIVNLRKNSLDGSIPDEFHSGALTQTLDVGFNRLTGKLPRSLLNCSFLRFLSVDNNIIEDTFPFWLKALPNLKVFTLRSNRFFGQLSPPDQGPLAFPELHILELSDNRFTGSLPTNYFVNWKASSVKINEDGSIYMGDYKNAYYSYVDTLDLQYKGLFMEQGNVLTSYSTIDFSGNKLEGHIPESIGLLKALIALNLSNNAFIGHIPLSLANVSELESLDLSRNQLSGSIPRELGSLSFLAYVSVAHNQLTGEIPQGPQFSGQAETSFEGNEGLCGLPLQGNCLSPPTQQPMEEDKEEEEGVLNWKAVVIGYGPGFLFGLLIAHVIASYKTKWFVKIVGPDNHKEVDPVSLFMSLDSRCDSFNNKRVM; encoded by the coding sequence ATACCTCAATGTTTGAGTAACTTAAAGATAGTGAATCTCAGGAAGAACAGCTTAGATGGAAGCATACCTGACGAGTTCCACAGTGGTGCTTTGACGCAGACGCTTGACGTTGGCTTCAATAGACTAACGGGGAAGCTCCCAAGATCGCTTTTGAACTGCTCCTTTCTGAGGTTTCTAAGTGTTGACAACAACATAATTGAAGACACGTTTCCTTTCTGGCTTAAAGCTCTACCAAATCTGAAAGTCTTCACTCTCCGCTCAAACAGATTCTTTGGCCAGCTCTCTCCTCCTGATCAAGGTCCCCTCGCGTTTCCCGAGCTACATATACTTGAACTATCGGATAACAGATTCACAGGGAGCCTGCCAACAAACTACTTTGTTAACTGGAAAGCATCATCAGTAAAGATAAATGAAGATGGGAGTATATATATGGGAGACTACAAGAATGCTTATTATAGCTATGTAGATACTTTGGATTTGCAGTACAAAGGTCTGTTCATGGAGCAGGGGAATGTCCTTACTTCCTACAGCACCATTGATTTCTCCGGAAACAAACTCGAAGGACATATTCCTGAATCCATTGGTCTTTTGAAAGCATTGATTGCGCTTAACCTATCAAACAACGCCTTCATAGGCCATATTCCTCTGTCTTTGGCAAATGTTTCGGAGCTCGAGTCACTAGACCTGTCAAGAAATCAGTTATCAGGGAGTATTCCTAGAGAACTCGGGAGCCTCTCGTTCTTGGCGTATGTAAGTGTGGCTCATAACCAGCTCACAGGTGAAATACCACAAGGACCACAGTTTAGTGGGCAAGCTGAGACATCATTTGAAGGCAATGAAGGTCTGTGTGGTCTTCCTCTCCAAGGAAATTGCCTTTCGCCACCAACACAACAGCCTAtggaagaagacaaagaagaagaggaaggagtCTTAAACTGGAAAGCAGTGGTTATAGGGTATGGTCCTGGATTCTTGTTTGGATTATTAATAGCTCACGTTATTGCTTCATACAAGACAAAGTGGTTTGTTAAGATAGTTGGTCCGGATAATCACAAGGAAGTGGATCCAGTAAGCTTGTTTATGTCTCTCGATTCAAGATGTGACAGTTTCAATAATAAGAGAGTGATGTAG